From Rhinopithecus roxellana isolate Shanxi Qingling unplaced genomic scaffold, ASM756505v1 contig3920, whole genome shotgun sequence:
acatatatatatatatatgtatatatatatatgtgtatatatatgtgtgtgtgtgtgtgtgtgtatatatatatatattgttttttttttttttttgagacagggtctgactctgtgtcccgggctggaatgcagttgtgcgatcttcgctcactgcagccttgacctccctggctcaagtaatcctcccacctcagcttacaTAGTGGATGGaccacaggcccctgccaccacacacaggtaatgtgttttttttttgtttgtttgttttttgttttggtagagatggggccttgctatgttgcccaggctggtctcaaactcctgaactcaagtaattctctcacctccatctcccaaagttctgggattacaggcatgagacaccgtgcttggccagaatttttaaaacaacattatcggagcagggtgtggtggcttatgcctgtaatcccagtcacttaggaggcctaggcgggaggattgcttcaggccaggagtttgagattagcccaggcaacacagcgaaactctgtctggaCGACAACACCACCACCCAACTAGCAGGAGTAGTGGCGtcagcctgtggtcccagctactcgggaggctgaggtggaaatattgcttgagcttaggagttcaagaccagcctgggcacatggcgaaccccatctctacaaaaagaacaaaacttaggcgggtgcagtggtgtgaaccggtggtcccagctactcgggaggctgagacaggagaataggttcaacccgtgaggcggaggttgcagtgagctgagatcgcaccactgcactccagcctgggcgacagagggagactctggctctttaaaaaaccaacaagcaaaccaaccaaccagccaaACCACTGCAGGCGCCTTCCTCTCCGCTGGTGTGTTTgctgctctcttcctcctcccctgtgtccgtgtgtgtaCCCACAGCGGTAAACGCACGAGGTGTGTCTTAACACGTATCTCCAGCCCCATCGCCATCTCTCTGAGTTCCAGACCCTTTTTACAAAAGGCCACTTGACATCCTCACGTGGTGCCTCAAAAGCTTCTTCAACCCAACCTGCAGAAGCCAACCTCCCCATCTTCCACTCAGCGCAGGTTCCTAGTTCACCTCTGTCTGAAGGaacgggaggccaaggctgcaggcTCCTTCCCTCCAAGGGCTGTCTACACGGCTCACTTTCCCTTGCAGATTTATCTCCCTCCCGGGGAACGTTCTCTGCCTCTGACGCCCACAGTCTTAGCCTAACACGATCCTGCGCCCAGCCCCTAGTGCTGTGTAGCCTCCTTGCCTCTAGGAGTTAACCAGGGCACCCTGAGTTCTCTCCTTCACAGCTAGTCTGACCGTTTTTCAAATGTTCACCCACTCAGGACACTGTTCTGAGGTTTCCCGGAACAAGACCAGCTCCTGcggcccctgcccccacctcgcACACCCGGGACCTGGGCCTGGTCTCCCTCTCCATTCGCGGAATGGGCTGGCCTCCCTTCCAGTCCGGGCCTCAGCGCCCGTTCTTCacccccctgcctccctccctgcccttcccagccCGGTTCACGTCGactaatttcaaattccaaattCCAAACTTCAGCACAAATATCCCCCCCACCAACGCTTTCCTTCACCACGCTCAGATCTAATCAAATCAAATCTTCCTATTTGCTACTCTCACGGCACCACACCTCCCTTTTGCTGGCACTTACTtgtaattatgaattttttttctcaacaatTAGATTGATCAATCAACCACTGACATCTGTGAACGGGGGCTTCACGGTGGGCCCCATTTGACAGGCAAAGGACTGGCCCAATGACCTTCCAAGCTCAGTCAGGGCCCACCCCAGCTGGCCCCGCCCCTGACCTCTCCCATCACGTGATGGCCTCACCGCCTTTTAAGGGGGAGCGCGCGAGGCTGCGAGCAGTCAGTCAGCTTTCTGCCGGGCTCTCAGCTAGGACCGCTGGGtgctccctcctgcctgcctggtAGGGGGCGCATTTGAGGGCGACGTCGGAGCCATAGCCGTGATCCTGTGGACACTTCCAGCTCCTCGGGCTTCTCCTCATAGAAGAAAGCCAGCTGCAGGGAGATCAGGTGTGTGTCTGGGTGTCCCTGAGGGGTGGGTAGAGTTCGCGTGGGTACAGGTGGGAACAGAATCCTCAGTGCTCTAGAAGGCCGAGGCCACATCCCTTGTCACCACTGCCTTCTTCGCAACTCGGTTCCCCATCCtccatcttttttctctcttccgcTACGGAGGGATCATTCCTCCACGAGGCCTAAGTCTCCCCGGTACCAGCTTTGCCTGAAGAAACTGGGATAAGTTAATCAAGCCGCCTCTAGGCCAATCCCTGCTTGCTACTGGCTCCCCCTTGGAATCCCTTACAGTGTGGAAgtcttcccccaccccaactcccaCCTTCTTCACAGGATCCCCTTGGCTGCGCCCCGCGGGCTCTGTGCAAATGCTCTGAGGCCCGTGAGCGGCGGTGGCCCTGGAGGAGGGGGTGAGGTAGGGTCCGCATCGCTGCGTGACGCTTGAGAAATTAGGCTGCGGTTTAACACCCTGACTGACCCGTTttcctccccattccctcctgcAGATTCCTCATGGAGGAACCAAGGCGTTCGAAACGACTTCGCTCCATGGCCCCTAATCAAGGTACCGTCAAACATCTaccattctctttaattttttccagatttttactttacttttggTATTGACTTATAGAACTTAGATATGCAAATGTGACATGTTATGAAAAGCAGCAGCCCCTGCTCCTTCTCAGTCTCTCGCACCTTTGGGACCACCACTTCCATCTGGGTAGCCATTACTTCTAGCATTTCCTCTCATTCTTTAAATAACATGTGTACCCTACTGCTATTTCTTTTTCCGCTTAGACTTTATTTATGGTCTTCCCGCTAGACTAGTGGAATATTTAGCTGTAGTTCATAcattgccaccaccaccaccactcaccaccaccaccactcaccCAGCCATACCCATCCCAGGGCACACACCCTGTGCTCCTCCCCCACTGCCCAGGAGCCAGGAGGACACTAGGATTACTTTGCACCTCTTGCATAACTTGAGTTTTCCAGGACTTAATACTTCTCCTCGGTTATGATGTGTTCACTTATCACGAATCCATTCCCCAATTCTTCCCCAACTGCTTAAATTCAAACCCAATCAAGCATTCTCTCAGTTTCACTTTCTCATAGCCTGTTCCAACCGGGACTGGCTGCTCCTAGTCAGCTCCCAGCTGCCACTCCAGGATCTCCTTTCCACATCATCTGGgaaattccttttcctcttttgaaTTTTATCCCATTTCCTATGTCtggtgtctttttctttcttattttactttttctctttggaaGAGTGAGTTCTCACACTATGTCTCGATCTGTGTATGATAAACCAGTACTCTCACATTGTTCTTTTCCGGAGGTATTGGAATTTGATGGCCATTGCCAAATTACTCTTGAAAACATTTCCCTTCATACACTGTCCTAAATCTTTTAATCTTGTCTAGTTTGATAGACACATTACAGTAAAGCATGCTTTGAAGGGAAATTATTTAAGATCTTGCTTGTCTGCAAACATCTTAGTTCTAATTCCTAAGGGATACTTTGGTTGGATATCAAATTTTGGGTGGGAAGTCCATTTCACTCAAAAATTGTGAAGACATTTTCTATTATCTTCTAGATTTAATTGCTGCTTTTGAGCTGTCTGATTTTTGAGACATGTTGAATCTTGACCGTTTCCATATtgcctttcctccctttctctttctccctctctggaagattttaggatCTTTCGTTGTCACCACCACTCTGGAATTTATGGGGATGTGTCTCAGTAACAATAcgcttctaattttcttttctcttccttcctttccatcaTTTTGGATTTTAGCTCTCTTTTCTGGGAGTTCTCAATACTGTCCTCCAAAATTTCCGTGgagatttttatttctgctctcacaattttaatttcaaaaagctGTAGTTTTTCTGAATATTCCTTTTCAAAAGTACCCTATAATTGATTCATGGGCATAATTCCTTCTATCTCTCTGGGGATATTATAGATGTTTTTGGAAAGTCTCATGTGTGGCATAAACTGTTTCCTCCAAGTTGGCTTTTCTTGTATTATTGTTCTATTTCTTGTGTTACACAGCCTTTCCTCTGATGTTTGGCGATCTCTGATTGCTGCTTATAGTTTAAAAGTGGGACCCGGAAGAAGCTGTTGGGAGCCCCAAGCCTGTGGATGGGGCTTGTTGATTGGGTTCCACAGAATATATATGGTTGGGCTATGTAACTGGGCGACCCTAGATGCCAGTTTCTTGGGATTTTTTCTTAGGCTACACAGGTTTCCCTAGGAAGAATATTCAGATGATCTTCAATGCCTGCTCTGTCATTGATAAAATTCTGTAGACGTTTGTCTAGTTTTGGacttcctgttctgttccattgctcaaTCATGTATCTGTGTGAACACCTCCCCTCCCTACCAAGCTAGCTTATAGCTACCCTAGGCTTCTTTCCTCCTGGAAGCCATACAACTACTCCCGGCCCCCCTGTCACCTAGAATCCTATCCCTCCCTGCTATCCCTACTAAtcctctctcacctctgccttTCTAAATCCCACCCATCATCCTTGATATCCCCAGCTTATGTTAACTTCTCCAATAAGACTTTCTGATCATCTCCTTCCCAATACATGTTAAGCTTACTTGAACCAGACACTAATCTAAACATTTCTCTTCTAGTAactcagttcttttaaggacccAGGGGTTGGCATGTTATTATACCAATTTATGAAAAGGGGCACTGATGCCCAGATAAGTGAAGGTGCCTGGGAATACAACCCCAGCATTCTGGATCCGGAGCCACCTCCCTTATGATACCCTTCACCTCCCAGCTGGTCACTCATTAGCATCATTCATTTTTAGGTGTTCTGTTTGTCTCTCCTACTGAGGTTTAAGCACAGCAAGGGCAGGCAACATGTCATTTTTATTCAAACTCAGCCTCTGCAGGGAACTGTAGACTCATTTACTTATTAGTAAAATGGCGGTCATAATATCTGACTGACAAGGTCATTGCAAAGACTTGAGAGGCTCATGGAAAGTGCTGAGCCCAGGCTAGGCCCTTGGACAGACAGTGCTCCTGAGGGCATCTCCTGACCTtcacactgtttgcctgggttccCCTGGGCCCTCCCTGAACCCCTTTCCTTGTCTCCCTTCCTGAAGGCTTCCTGGGCGGCCCCTACTCCATCTCCTCacactctgcttctcttttagcTTCAGGTGGGCCTCCTACAGAGCCAGGCTGCTCTGGTGTGGACCATGAAGACCCTATAGAGCCAGTCCAACTCGCAAAACCCACTGCTTATGTGAAACCCATGAGATGGGAGCCCCCAGCTCGCGCAGAGCTGGCTCGTCCTGCAGGAAGAGGCTGGCGCAGGGGAGGAAGCTGGCGGGCAGGTCGAGGCCGTGGCAGTGGGGTCGTGCTCCGCAGGGTCCCCGGCCAGAGAGAGGGGCCAGACGTGTACCTCCATCTGAACTACCATGGAGAGCCAGGCCACCAGGGGGAACCGGAAGCCGGGCAGAACCCAGCCTTCTCTTTTACTGAAGCAGCTCCTATGCCCGGAATTGTGCAGGAAGGCCCCGGTCCCCATGCAGCCCAGCCTGAGGTGGGGTTTCAGGAGCCACCTCCTGCTCCTGGGCCTGCGGCTGTGGCCAGGCAGCCCATATTGGCCCTCTATCCCTGTATCGGGTTCAGGCCTCTGGGTGGCTCAGCTTTTTTGCGCATCATGCAGACCTCCAGTGGCACCTACGTGCACGAGGTCCCAGTGTACCTTGCCCACACTGCACACTAACCTCTGTCACCCATATTGCTGGCAGCCTCCCTTTCTTCCACCTGAACGTTCCCCCATCCGCAAACTCTAGCCCCATTTCTGCTCCACTCCTCCCTGCCCATCCCAGCCAGGGCCCTCACTTTGTGTTGTCATGTGCCTCCAAGTCCTCCTCCCAGGATCCTGACAGTAGTCCATCTGCTTCCAATGTCCCTCTTGCCTCTGCTTTGTATGTTCTGTCAAAGATACAGATGCATGGAATTCCTCAATGCTTATTCAAATAAACCAGCAGCTTCCTGAGTCCTTTTAGTGTGCTTATATTAAAAGCCAATTAAAGATACTTGGGATGAAAAACAAGGTTGTTGGAATCCAAAGTTATGTTGATGATTTGAATCACAGAATAGATAGGactgagaaataaaaaactagatatttgggcaagagagagatggagagtgTGACAGAGCAGTCACCCAGGGAGCTCTCCTGTGGATCCACAGGTCATCTAACGTGGAGCTCCCCAGGGATCCATCATCCTGGGGATCAGAGGTCATGTAACATGGAGTTCTCCTGGGATCCATTGTCCTGAGGATCCACAGGTCATGTAAGGTGGAGTTCTTCTGGGATCCATTGCCCTGAGGATCCACAGGTCATGTAATGTGAATCTCTTACGGGATCCATTGTCCTGAGGATCCACAGGTCATCTAACATGGAGCTCTCCCAGGATCCATCATCCTGAGGATTTGCAGGCTATCTAACATAGAGCTCTCCCAGGATCCATCGTCCTGAGGATCCACAGGTCATCAAAAATGGAGCTCTCCTGCAATCCATTGTCCTGAGGATCCACAGGTCATCTAACGTGAAGCTCCCCTGGGATCCATTGTCCAGAGGATACTCAGGTCATTTAGCATGGAGCTCCCCTGGGATCCATTGTCCTGAGGATCCACAGGTCACCTAACATGGAGCTCCCCCAGGATCCATCATCCTGAGGATGAGAGGTCATCAAATATGGAGCTCCCCTGGGAACTGTCATCCTAGGTATCCAGAGGTCATCTATCCTGGAACTCCCCTGAGATCCATCATCCTGCGGATCCACACGTCATGGGATGTGGAGTTCCCTCACAATCTGTCCTGAGGATCAGAGGTCATCTAACATGTATCTCCCTCAGGATCCATTGTCCTGAGTATTCACAGGTCATCTAATGTGGAACTCTGCTGGGATTCGTTATCCTGAGGATCCACATGGCATGTGATGTGGAGCTCCCTCATGATCCATTGTCCTGAGGATCAGAGGCCATCTAACTTGGAGCTCTTCCGTGATCCGTCATCCTGAGGA
This genomic window contains:
- the LOC115895933 gene encoding proline-rich protein 20G-like; the encoded protein is MEEPRRSKRLRSMAPNQASGGPPTEPGCSGVDHEDPIEPVQLAKPTAYVKPMRWEPPARAELARPAGRGWRRGGSWRAGRGRGSGVVLRRVPGQREGPDVYLHLNYHGEPGHQGEPEAGQNPAFSFTEAAPMPGIVQEGPGPHAAQPEVGFQEPPPAPGPAAVARQPILALYPCIGFRPLGGSAFLRIMQTSSGTYVHEVPVYLAHTAH